From one Peredibacter starrii genomic stretch:
- a CDS encoding alpha/beta fold hydrolase, giving the protein MKIENEKWKVNGIELNVAQYGPKDGPPVILLHGFPENSKAIIEAFKDLAEKSLHIIAPDQRGYGVSDKPKEIKNYSLEILTKDMEELIQNMGLKDVTLVGHDWGGMVAWFLTNRRPDLVKKLIVINSPHYEIFKRNFLMNPVQLLKSSYIFLFLIPKLPEIVLNWDNFAVFKFFLHRSAHPKTDQLQEAWKQEGAITSMLNWYRAMIYNLRLPSRNIQVPTLLVWGEDDVFLQKEMALQSLHYCNDGKVKFIKNAGHWVHHQRIEEIIGEL; this is encoded by the coding sequence ATGAAAATTGAAAACGAAAAATGGAAAGTTAATGGAATCGAGCTCAACGTAGCACAATATGGTCCCAAGGATGGGCCACCCGTTATATTACTGCACGGATTCCCGGAAAACTCTAAGGCCATCATTGAGGCTTTCAAAGACCTTGCAGAAAAAAGTCTACATATCATTGCTCCTGATCAAAGAGGATATGGCGTTTCAGATAAGCCTAAAGAAATTAAAAACTATTCATTAGAAATCCTCACGAAAGACATGGAAGAACTTATTCAAAATATGGGTCTAAAAGATGTCACATTAGTGGGACATGATTGGGGAGGAATGGTCGCCTGGTTTCTCACGAACAGAAGACCCGATCTCGTGAAGAAATTAATCGTAATCAACTCACCCCACTATGAAATTTTTAAAAGAAATTTTCTGATGAATCCTGTGCAGCTCCTTAAGAGCTCATACATCTTTCTCTTTCTTATCCCTAAGCTTCCGGAAATTGTTTTAAACTGGGACAACTTTGCAGTCTTCAAATTCTTCCTTCACCGTAGTGCGCATCCTAAAACAGATCAATTGCAAGAGGCCTGGAAACAAGAAGGCGCCATCACAAGTATGCTCAATTGGTACCGCGCCATGATTTATAATCTTAGACTCCCCTCTAGAAATATTCAGGTTCCAACACTCCTCGTCTGGGGTGAAGATGATGTATTTTTGCAAAAGGAAATGGCCCTTCAGAGTCTTCACTACTGCAATGACGGTAAGGTGAAGTTCATAAAGAATGCGGGTCATTGGGTCCATCATCAAAGAATTGAGGAAATCATAGGAGAACTATGA
- a CDS encoding SDR family NAD(P)-dependent oxidoreductase — MKKSALITGANGLIGTELSLKYLSKGYVVYGVDLRPNRKIDHENFVFLKCDLSSEDSIIEAISNVQKLHVLINNAADTSLTFKKFEEVSLEDWNHGIAVNLTSCFLMAKYALPFLKETKGSIINISSTRHLMSEPNTVIYSASKGGILSLTHSLAMTLGESVRVNCISPGWIADPNEKLSDKDHKQHPVGRVGVPSDIAELAFYLSSEAASFITGQDFIVDGGMTKKMIYV, encoded by the coding sequence ATGAAAAAGTCGGCCCTGATCACTGGCGCCAACGGTCTTATTGGAACAGAACTTAGCTTAAAATACCTCTCGAAAGGTTACGTTGTTTATGGCGTAGACCTAAGGCCAAATCGAAAAATTGATCATGAGAATTTTGTTTTTCTAAAATGTGATCTCAGTAGTGAAGATTCCATCATTGAGGCCATTTCAAATGTTCAAAAACTTCACGTCCTGATTAACAATGCCGCAGACACTTCACTTACCTTTAAAAAATTTGAAGAAGTTTCATTAGAAGACTGGAACCATGGAATTGCCGTTAATTTAACAAGTTGCTTTTTGATGGCGAAATATGCTCTTCCTTTTTTGAAAGAAACAAAAGGTTCCATTATCAATATCTCTTCCACCCGTCATCTGATGTCAGAACCAAATACTGTCATCTACTCTGCCAGCAAAGGTGGCATACTTTCTCTTACGCATTCTCTTGCTATGACATTAGGAGAATCAGTTCGAGTAAATTGCATCAGTCCAGGATGGATCGCAGACCCAAATGAGAAACTCTCCGACAAAGATCATAAGCAACACCCAGTCGGCAGAGTGGGAGTTCCAAGTGATATTGCGGAACTTGCGTTCTATCTTAGTTCAGAGGCCGCTAGCTTTATTACTGGTCAGGATTTTATAGTTGACGGTGGAATGACGAAGAAAATGATTTACGTCTAG
- a CDS encoding HAMP domain-containing methyl-accepting chemotaxis protein, translating to MLRERSLKFKLLASFGTLSVFVLLLTGISLHSMQKINTQYGHIVNVTMGNLQSVGTINALVNEANRLNLRVFMSMLQNDVESLKRNAGEYPDRRADLEEINKKYRSTPFADGEEKLYDAVWNAWKAYDKHATEFLTYSIPGLTDPAAKDKAADIMNNKMRHARGDIETAVNNLIAFQDKDASMRATSATETYKTSFGLLVTIALCILGGSVVLGFLISNYMNKTLSGIADRIRGSADQTSLASHELTSASSTLSQGATESAASLEETVSSLEELSSMVKLNSDHAKEANTLSRKSLDSAEHGEKEISTLLAAMSNMEKSSKKIEEIINVIDDIAFQTNLLALNAAVEAARAGEQGKGFAVVADAVRNLAQRSASAAKDINNLIKENVEMTENGVRIAGTSGSTLKEIVESAKKVADLNAEISAASQEQANGIEQISKAMNHLDQAIQGNASSSEEVASSASEMSSQADCLIGMVKELKSFVEGGTAPSAPTTTTTTKTPTHKTPKFGGGSGGSKNPSNVIPFNTDPGHGESIGKAEGF from the coding sequence ATGCTTAGGGAAAGAAGTCTTAAATTCAAGTTACTCGCCTCATTCGGCACGCTTTCTGTTTTTGTTCTGCTCTTAACTGGTATCAGCTTGCACTCAATGCAGAAAATCAACACTCAGTATGGCCATATTGTGAACGTGACGATGGGCAACCTTCAGTCAGTGGGAACAATCAATGCTCTTGTTAACGAAGCAAACCGCCTGAACCTTCGTGTGTTCATGAGCATGCTTCAAAATGATGTTGAATCACTTAAGCGTAATGCTGGTGAGTATCCAGATCGTAGAGCTGATTTAGAGGAAATCAATAAAAAGTACCGCTCGACTCCATTCGCTGACGGCGAAGAAAAACTTTACGATGCGGTATGGAACGCTTGGAAAGCTTACGACAAACATGCCACAGAATTTTTAACTTACTCAATTCCAGGTCTTACCGATCCAGCAGCAAAAGACAAGGCCGCTGATATCATGAACAATAAAATGCGCCACGCTCGCGGTGACATTGAAACAGCTGTTAACAATCTGATTGCATTCCAGGATAAAGACGCTTCAATGCGCGCGACTTCTGCCACTGAAACATATAAGACATCATTTGGTCTTCTGGTAACAATCGCTCTGTGTATTCTCGGTGGTTCGGTAGTTCTTGGATTCCTAATCTCAAACTACATGAACAAAACACTTTCAGGAATTGCTGACAGAATCCGCGGTTCTGCAGATCAGACATCTCTCGCAAGTCACGAGCTGACTTCTGCCTCTTCTACACTTTCTCAAGGTGCTACAGAGTCTGCCGCATCTCTAGAGGAAACAGTTTCTTCCCTTGAAGAGCTTTCCTCGATGGTAAAACTAAACTCTGATCACGCTAAAGAGGCCAACACTCTTTCAAGAAAGTCACTTGATTCAGCTGAACACGGTGAAAAAGAAATCAGCACTCTTCTTGCGGCCATGTCGAACATGGAAAAGTCTTCTAAGAAGATCGAAGAGATCATTAACGTGATCGATGATATCGCTTTCCAGACAAACCTTCTTGCCCTAAACGCAGCAGTGGAAGCAGCTCGTGCCGGTGAACAAGGTAAGGGCTTTGCGGTGGTAGCGGACGCAGTAAGAAACCTTGCTCAAAGATCTGCTTCAGCTGCTAAAGACATTAACAATCTGATTAAAGAAAACGTAGAAATGACTGAAAACGGAGTTCGCATTGCCGGTACATCAGGTTCTACTCTTAAAGAAATCGTTGAATCTGCTAAAAAGGTCGCTGACCTTAACGCAGAAATCTCTGCCGCTTCTCAAGAACAAGCAAACGGTATTGAGCAAATTTCTAAAGCGATGAACCACTTGGATCAAGCCATTCAAGGTAACGCTTCTTCATCAGAAGAAGTAGCATCATCAGCTTCAGAAATGTCATCTCAGGCAGACTGTTTGATTGGAATGGTGAAAGAGCTTAAATCGTTTGTTGAAGGTGGAACAGCTCCATCAGCTCCAACGACAACAACCACTACGAAAACGCCAACGCATAAAACTCCGAAATTCGGTGGCGGTTCTGGTGGTAGCAAAAATCCAAGTAACGTGATCCCATTCAATACGGATCCGGGCCATGGTGAATCGATTGGTAAGGCCGAAGGCTTCTAA